One genomic region from Homalodisca vitripennis isolate AUS2020 chromosome 6, UT_GWSS_2.1, whole genome shotgun sequence encodes:
- the LOC124364944 gene encoding P2R1A-PPP2R2A-interacting phosphatase regulator 1, which produces MSNPPVKMEVDNPAVLKRSSSAPMINELSSSTMTTSTSTATTSRESMTFNVFSSAMPRTRRFSASSFSPHPHSPTLLNPRLTPRVSQLRQEECLDVAVGRETAHERELNNTMVMSQSWEDLTIVGTSPKCDGEEKSCKPRVGLCDPLHLHLPSLSPVCSSPSPTRTLSRQMFSPTMWKTNLSPSPTRKFTTRRSLSPIAMRPSSLGPVKRKFDLDDNEPPAKRTSIGLLMPQSRLDVTASPLPGSLSSVGTPESLSSGDSPGGFSYRNMDSPNTTVDHSSEHPTDHPMQDLTKSDANPS; this is translated from the exons ATGTCCAATCCACCAGTGAAAATGGAAGTTGACAACCCAGCAGTATTGAAAAGATCCAGTAGTGCACCAATGATTAATGAGTTAAGTTCTTCTACAATGACCACATCAACATCAACTGCCACAACTTCAAG GGAGTCTATGACTTTCAATGTATTTTCGTCAGCTATGCCGCGTACAAGAAGGTTTAGTGCAAGCAGTTTCAGCCCCCACCCGCACTCACCAACTCTGCTGAACCCACGCCTCACACCGCGCGTCAGCCAACTGCGCCAGGAGGAGTGTCTGGATGTGGCAGTTGGCCGTGAGACTGCACATGAGCGGGAGCTCAACAACACTATGGTCATGTCCCAGTCATGGGAGGATCTTACAATTGTTGGCACTTCTCCCAAG TGTGATGGGGAGGAGAAGAGCTGCAAGCCACGGGTCGGTCTGTGTGATCCCCTCCACCTTCACCTGCCCTCTCTCTCACCGGTGTGTTCTTCCCCCTCCCCTACTCGGACGCTGTCAAGGCAGATGTTCTCTCCCACCATGTGGAAAACTAACCTCTCGCCCAGTCCAACCAGGAAGTTCACGACCAG GAGGAGCTTAAGTCCAATTGCAATGCGACCATCATCTCTGGGCCCTGTTAAACGCAAGTTTGATTTGGATGATAACGAGCCGCCAGCCAAACGTACCAGCATCGGGCTTCTAATGCCTCAATCAAG ATTGGACGTGACTGCCAGTCCTCTGCCTGGTTCATTAAGTTCAGTTGGCACCCCTGAATCATTGTCCAGTGGGGACTCACCAGGTGGCTTCAGCTACCGGAACATGGACAGTCCGAACACTACAGTGGACCATAGCTCCGAACATCCAACCGATCATCCAATGCAGGACTTGACTAAGTCTGACGCTAACCCATCCTAA